A window of Streptomyces marispadix contains these coding sequences:
- the rsmD gene encoding 16S rRNA (guanine(966)-N(2))-methyltransferase RsmD has product MTRVIAGAVGGRRLTVPPGQGTRPTSDRAREGMFSSWEAQLGASGADAWRGRRVLDLYGGSGAVGLEALSRGAAHVLLVESDARAARTIRQNVRALGLPGAEVRHAKAEQTVAGPPPSDPYDVVFLDPPYAMTDEHVREILLTLRSGHWLAGEALVTVERSTRGGSFRWPEGFEGLRSRRYGEGTLWYGRAAASGGAPTPC; this is encoded by the coding sequence ATGACGCGCGTGATCGCAGGAGCCGTCGGCGGACGGCGGCTGACCGTGCCGCCCGGCCAGGGCACGCGCCCCACCTCCGACCGTGCGCGCGAGGGGATGTTCTCAAGCTGGGAGGCCCAGTTGGGCGCCTCCGGCGCGGACGCCTGGCGCGGCAGACGCGTACTCGACCTCTACGGCGGTTCCGGAGCCGTCGGCCTGGAGGCGCTCTCGCGCGGCGCCGCGCACGTACTGCTCGTCGAGTCGGACGCCCGAGCCGCCCGCACCATCCGGCAGAACGTACGCGCCCTCGGGCTTCCCGGCGCCGAGGTGCGGCACGCGAAGGCCGAGCAGACCGTCGCGGGGCCCCCTCCCTCGGACCCGTACGACGTGGTCTTCCTCGACCCGCCGTACGCCATGACGGACGAACACGTGCGCGAGATTCTGCTCACACTCCGCTCCGGGCACTGGCTGGCCGGCGAAGCGCTCGTCACCGTTGAGCGCAGTACTCGCGGCGGGTCGTTCCGCTGGCCGGAGGGGTTCGAGGGGCTCAGGTCCCGGCGCTACGGCGAGGGAACGCTCTGGTACGGTCGCGCCGCCGCAAGCGGAGGCGCCCCCACACCATGCTGA
- the coaD gene encoding pantetheine-phosphate adenylyltransferase — MRRAVCPGSFDPITNGHLDIIARASKLYDSVYVAVMINKSKRGLFSVEERIDLIHEVTAAFGNVRVEAFHGLLVDFCKDRDIPAIVKGLRAVSDFDYELQMAQMNNGLSGVETLFVPTNPTYSFLSSSLVKEVATWGGDVSHLVPEPVQRALTARLAKP; from the coding sequence GTGCGTCGCGCAGTCTGTCCGGGATCCTTCGACCCCATCACCAACGGACACCTCGACATCATCGCCCGCGCCTCCAAGCTCTACGACTCGGTCTACGTGGCCGTGATGATCAACAAGTCGAAGCGGGGGCTGTTCTCCGTGGAGGAGCGCATCGACCTCATCCACGAGGTCACCGCCGCCTTCGGCAACGTACGCGTGGAGGCGTTCCACGGACTCCTCGTCGACTTCTGCAAGGACCGCGACATCCCCGCCATCGTCAAGGGGCTGCGCGCCGTCTCGGACTTCGACTACGAGTTGCAGATGGCCCAGATGAACAACGGCCTCTCCGGCGTCGAGACGCTCTTCGTACCTACCAACCCCACCTACAGCTTCCTCTCCTCCAGCCTCGTGAAGGAGGTCGCCACCTGGGGCGGCGACGTCTCCCACCTGGTGCCGGAGCCGGTGCAGCGGGCGCTGACGGCGCGGCTGGCGAAGCCCTGA
- a CDS encoding cell division initiation protein, protein MDVQQKLDEIVTAVDSARAMPMSASCVVNRAELLAMLEEVREALPGSLAQAEQLLGGRDQMVAEAQAEAQRIIESGHAERGSLVSGTEVVRQAQAEAEQLLAQARQEAAEIRAEADDYVDSKLANFEVVLSKTIDSVERGREKLLGSGPGSEEWNEEYAEDAPERSTDPQELRDRADNYVDARLGSVSAVLSKTLEAVGRGRSKLLGHRPSDELGAHMAAQDAAEQSVHTSDADFMADLAALGQGQSPPAAPAPPAPVPQAPAQPGYEPVASGADPYAAQAQQAQQDAYYGGQDAYAYQQQQYAYYGQQQPDPYYAQQAQLQQGQTYGGHPQAHPQNHPQAHGGQQLDETSFFDTSMIDLDQVREYEARHGASPGGPGNGHGQGYGQGG, encoded by the coding sequence GTGGACGTTCAGCAGAAACTCGACGAGATCGTGACGGCGGTGGACAGCGCTCGCGCGATGCCCATGTCGGCGTCGTGCGTGGTGAACCGGGCCGAACTGCTCGCCATGCTCGAAGAAGTGCGCGAAGCACTGCCCGGTTCGCTCGCACAGGCGGAGCAACTGCTCGGCGGGCGCGACCAGATGGTCGCCGAGGCTCAGGCCGAGGCGCAGCGGATCATCGAATCCGGGCACGCGGAGCGCGGTTCGCTGGTCTCCGGCACGGAGGTGGTCCGCCAGGCGCAGGCCGAGGCCGAACAACTCCTGGCCCAGGCACGCCAGGAGGCGGCGGAGATCCGCGCCGAGGCCGACGACTACGTCGACAGCAAGCTCGCCAACTTCGAAGTCGTGCTGAGCAAGACGATCGACTCGGTCGAGCGCGGCCGCGAGAAGCTGCTCGGCAGCGGACCGGGCTCCGAGGAGTGGAACGAGGAGTACGCCGAGGACGCTCCCGAACGCTCCACCGATCCGCAGGAGTTGAGGGACCGGGCCGACAACTACGTGGACGCCAGGCTCGGTTCGGTCTCCGCGGTGCTCTCCAAGACGCTGGAGGCCGTGGGCAGGGGCCGCTCCAAGCTGCTCGGCCACCGTCCGTCCGACGAACTGGGAGCACACATGGCGGCACAGGACGCCGCCGAGCAGAGCGTGCACACCAGCGACGCGGACTTCATGGCCGACCTGGCCGCCCTCGGCCAGGGCCAGAGCCCGCCCGCGGCACCGGCACCCCCGGCGCCCGTCCCGCAGGCTCCCGCACAGCCCGGCTACGAGCCCGTCGCGAGCGGCGCCGATCCGTACGCCGCACAGGCGCAGCAGGCGCAGCAGGACGCGTACTACGGCGGTCAGGACGCCTACGCCTACCAGCAGCAGCAATACGCCTACTACGGCCAGCAGCAGCCCGATCCGTACTACGCGCAGCAGGCCCAGCTCCAGCAGGGCCAGACCTACGGCGGCCACCCGCAGGCGCACCCCCAGAACCACCCACAGGCCCACGGCGGGCAGCAGCTCGACGAGACCAGCTTCTTCGACACGAGCATGATCGACCTGGACCAGGTGCGCGAGTACGAGGCCCGCCACGGCGCCTCACCGGGAGGCCCGGGGAACGGGCACGGCCAGGGCTACGGCCAGGGCGGCTGA
- a CDS encoding YceD family protein, which yields MKELSRSVKSPGDLGVEVIGVPDGATIELDLRLESVMEGVLVTGTARAPLKGECVRCLEPLEQECVADFQELFSYPDADDRSRPTAEAGDDAEEEDTFSIEGDCFDLEPVLRDSVVLALPLQPVCREDCPGLCATCGARLADDPGHDHDDAVDIRWAALEGLAESMKDGEKDAPREAGDDSQEK from the coding sequence ATGAAGGAGCTCTCCCGCTCGGTGAAGTCTCCCGGCGACCTCGGAGTCGAGGTCATCGGGGTTCCCGACGGCGCGACGATCGAGCTCGACCTCCGTCTGGAGTCGGTCATGGAGGGGGTGCTCGTCACGGGCACCGCCCGTGCGCCGCTCAAGGGGGAGTGCGTAAGGTGTCTGGAGCCGCTGGAGCAGGAATGCGTGGCGGACTTCCAGGAGTTGTTCTCCTATCCCGACGCCGACGACCGGAGCCGCCCCACGGCGGAAGCCGGCGACGACGCCGAGGAGGAGGACACATTCTCCATCGAGGGCGACTGCTTCGACCTCGAACCCGTGCTGCGGGACTCGGTGGTGCTGGCACTGCCGTTGCAGCCGGTGTGCCGGGAAGACTGCCCCGGGCTGTGCGCCACATGCGGCGCACGTCTGGCGGACGACCCGGGACACGATCACGATGACGCCGTCGACATCCGTTGGGCGGCACTGGAGGGACTCGCCGAATCCATGAAGGACGGCGAGAAGGACGCGCCCCGCGAAGCCGGGGATGACTCACAGGAGAAGTAG
- the rpmF gene encoding 50S ribosomal protein L32, protein MAVPKRKMSRSNTRHRRSQWKAAVPTLVKCERCQEPKQQHIACPNCGTYNKRQVLEV, encoded by the coding sequence GTGGCTGTTCCGAAGCGGAAGATGTCGCGCAGCAACACGCGCCACCGCCGGTCGCAGTGGAAGGCTGCGGTCCCCACCCTGGTGAAGTGCGAGCGCTGCCAGGAGCCCAAGCAGCAGCACATCGCGTGCCCGAACTGCGGCACCTACAACAAGCGACAGGTCCTCGAGGTCTGA
- the rnc gene encoding ribonuclease III: protein MSDAPHGSADRRGKSHRAAAAADVVDQASTHATLEGRLGYELEPALLVRALTHRSYAYENGGLPTNERLEFLGDSVLGLVVTDTLYRLHPDLPEGQLAKLRAAVVNSRALAKVARGLDLGAFIRLGRGEEGTGGRDKASILADTLEAVIGAVYLDKGLEAAGELIHRLFDPLIEQSSNLGAGLDWKTSLQELTAAEGLGVPEYLVTETGPDHEKIFTAAARVGGVAYGTGTGRSKKEAEQQAAETAWRAIREAADAAASPGNDASGASTDATASSS, encoded by the coding sequence ATGTCAGACGCTCCCCATGGAAGCGCTGACCGTCGCGGCAAGAGCCACAGGGCGGCAGCAGCGGCGGATGTAGTGGACCAGGCCTCGACCCACGCGACTCTGGAAGGGCGGCTCGGGTACGAACTCGAGCCCGCCCTTCTGGTGCGTGCGCTGACGCACCGTTCGTACGCGTACGAGAACGGCGGTCTGCCTACCAACGAACGCCTCGAATTCCTCGGCGACTCCGTCCTCGGTCTCGTCGTCACCGACACGCTCTACCGCCTGCACCCCGACCTCCCGGAAGGGCAGCTCGCGAAGCTGCGCGCCGCCGTGGTCAACTCCCGCGCCCTCGCCAAGGTCGCCCGGGGCCTGGACCTGGGGGCCTTCATCCGGCTCGGCCGGGGCGAGGAGGGCACGGGCGGCAGGGACAAGGCCTCGATCCTGGCCGACACCCTGGAGGCCGTGATCGGCGCCGTCTATCTCGACAAGGGACTCGAGGCGGCGGGCGAACTCATCCACCGGCTCTTCGACCCGCTCATCGAGCAGTCCTCCAATCTGGGCGCCGGCCTGGACTGGAAGACCAGCCTTCAGGAACTCACCGCCGCCGAGGGCCTGGGCGTCCCGGAGTATCTGGTGACGGAGACGGGCCCCGACCACGAGAAGATCTTCACGGCTGCCGCCCGCGTCGGTGGTGTCGCGTACGGCACCGGCACCGGCCGCAGCAAGAAGGAAGCGGAACAGCAGGCGGCGGAGACGGCCTGGCGGGCGATCCGCGAGGCCGCGGACGCCGCCGCGTCGCCCGGGAACGACGCCTCGGGCGCCTCGACGGACGCCACGGCCTCCTCGTCGTAG